In the Hordeum vulgare subsp. vulgare chromosome 7H, MorexV3_pseudomolecules_assembly, whole genome shotgun sequence genome, one interval contains:
- the LOC123410927 gene encoding uncharacterized protein LOC123410927, translated as MVEAAAARFMGKVEEQSAAAAAADDDEDVAGSVDGDEVELEPVEPMPEPPDDAGPVCWPMPDFCPLTIDGAVKESFLETLRKEKDAEELLGEAEPEPTPSPDSRPSSSKRQRAVTGSPSSRSPYSSLLQVFQQCKQDVA; from the exons ATGGTCGAGGCCGCCGCCGCGCGCTTCATG GGTAAGGTCGAGGAGCAGtcggcggccgcggccgcggcggacgacgacgaggatgtcgCCGGGAGCGTGGACGGCGACGAGGTGGAGCTGGAGCCCGTGGAGCCCATGCCGGAGCCCCCCGACGACGCCGGCCCCGTCTGCTGGCCCATGCCGGACTTCTGCCCTCTCACG ATCGACGGGGCGGTGAAGGAGTCCTTCCTGGAGACCCTGCGAAAGGAGAAGGACGCGGAGGAGCTGCTCGGGGAGGCCGAGCCGGAGCCGACGCCCAGCCCGGACTCGCGGCCGTCGAGCAGCAAGCGCCAGCGCGCCGTCACCGGGTCGCCGTCGTCCAGGAGCCCGTACAGCAGTCTCCTCCAGGTGTTCCAGCAGTGCAAGCAAGACGTTGCCTGA
- the LOC123410926 gene encoding putative transcription elongation factor SPT5 homolog 1, whose translation MARRGRDDDDEEEEEEDEEEAYDLDDEEEDEGDDYEEEARGRGKGASRSRAPAGGGGVRKRSRQDNFIDDSAIEDDDEDEEDDGGSRPRKKGGGGVRGFFDEEAQVDEDEEEEDEGEGEDDFINDAGADIPDEDAGRGSRSRHSIPMRDEEEDIDEIERQVRERYARSTHIEYGEEAADVEQQALLPSVKDPKLWMVKCAIGHERETAICLMQKFIDRTDLQIKSVVALDHLKNYIYVEAEKEAHVKEACKGLRNIYASAKITLVPIKEMADVLYVESKNVDLARDTWVRMKLGVYKGDLAKVVDVDNVRQRVTVKLIPRIDLQVLASKLEGRVVAKKKTFVPAPRFFNIDEAREMHIRVERRRDKDSGEYFEMVDGLMFKDGFLYKPVSIKSIHTQGIQPSFDELEKFKKPGDDMNGDMSNLNTLLSNRKKGHFMKGDAVIVVKGDLKNLEGWVEKVEDTTVHIRPKISDLPKTLAFNEKELCKYFKPGDHVKVVSGVKEGTTGMVVKVDGHVLIILSDTTKEHIRVFADHVVESSEITTGITRIGDYELHDLVLLDNLSFGVIIRVETEAFQVLKGVPDRPEVVLVKLREIKSKIDRRTSAKDRFNNMVATKDVVRVVEGACKGTQGPVEHIHKGILFIYDRHHLEHAGFICAKAQSCILVGGSTGGRRGNGMDAADARLGALRSPASILQSPGRLPPRGPQMNYGGRFGGGGRGGRGHDALVGKCIKIKSGPYKGYRGRVKEVTGVLVRVELDSLMKIVTVKRDDIADTPTVATPFREPRFSLGSETPMHPSRTPLHPFQTPMRDPGATPIHDGMRTPMRSRAWAPMSPPRDNWEDGNPDTWGSSPAYQPGTPPARPYEAPTPGSGWANTPGVSYNDVPTPRESNYANAPSPYVPSTPVGQPMTPNSAAYLPGTPGGQPMTPGNAGMDIMSPVMGGEGEGNWALPDVLVNVLAAGDEGPGVVREVLGDGTCRVALGSSGNGDIVTVLPTELEVIRPKKSDRIKIMNGTFRGFVGKLIGIDGSDGIVKLDDTYEVKILDMVILAKLAA comes from the exons ATGGCTCGCCGAGgccgcgacgacgacgacgaggaggaggaggaggaggacgaggaggaggcctACGAcctcgacgacgaggaggaggacgagggggaCGACTACGAGGAGGAGGCGCGGGGCCGGGGCAAGGGGGCCTCCCGCTCCCGCGCccccgccggcggcggcggggtgcggaAGAGATCGCGCCAGGACAACTTCATCGACGACTCGGCCatcgaggacgacgacgaggacgaggaggacgacggcgggaGCCGCCCGAGGAagaagggcggcggcggcgtgcgcGGGTTCTTCGACGAGGAGGCGCAGgtcgacgaggacgaggaggaggaggacgaaggcGAAGGCGAGGATG ACTTCATCAATGATGCTGGAGCCGACATTCCTGATGAGGATGCCGGCAGGGGCTCCAGATCACGTCACTCTATCCCTATgagagatgaagaagaggatatTGATGAGATTGAACGACAAGTACGAGAGAGATATGCAAGATCTACTCATATTGAGTATGGAGAGGAAGCTGCAGACGTTGAACAACAAGCTCTCTTGCCATCTGTGAAAGATCCAAAGCTTTGGATGGTGAAATGTGCG ATTGGGCATGAGAGGGAAACAGCAATCTGTCTAATGCAAAAGTTCATTGATAGGACAGATCTCCAGATAAAATCTGTTGTTGCGTTAGATCATCtaaaaaattatatttatgtTGAAGCGGAAAAGGAGGCCCATGTCAAGGAG GCTTGCAAAGGTCTACGAAATATCTATGCTTCGGCAAAAATAACGTTAGTCCCAATAAAAGAAATGGCAGATGTCCTCTATGTTGAGAGCAAGAATGTTGATCTTGCAAGGGATACTTGGGTCCGAATGAAGCTGGGAGTATATAAAGGTGACCTTGCTAAG GTTGTTGATGTTGACAATGTACGGCAAAGGGTAACTGTGAAGCTCATCCCTAGAATAGATTTACAAGTTTTGGCTAGTAAACTG GAAGGGAGGGTGGTTGCAAAGAAGAAAACCTTTGTCCCAGCACCAAGATTTTTCAATATTGATGAAGCcag GGAAATGCACATACGTGTGGAGCGGAGGCGGGATAAAGACTCTGGGGAATACTTTGAGATGGTTGATGGTTTGATGTTCAAAGATGGTTTCTTGTATAAACCGGTCTCGATAAAATCAATCCACACACAGGGTATTCAGCCATCATTCGATGAATTGGAGAAGTTCAAGAAACCTGGCGATGACATGAATGGGGATATGTCAAATTTGAATACTTTGTTATCTAATAGGAAAAAGGGACACTTTATGAAGGGtgatgctgtcattgttgttaaaGGTGATCTAAAAAACTTAGAGGGGTGGGTTGAGAAAGTAGAGGACACAACTGTCCATATCAGGCCGAAAATATCCGATCTTCCG AAAACATTAGCCTTCAACGAGaaagaactttgcaaatatttcaaaCCTGGAGATCATGTGAAAGTGGTATCGGGTGTCAAAGAGGGTACCACAGGCATGGTTGTTAAAGTTGATGGGCATGTCCTAATCATTTTATCAGACACAACTAAAGAACAC ATACGTGTATTTGCCGACCATGTTGTGGAGAGCTCTGAAATCACCACAGGAATTACAAGAATCGGTGATTATGAACTACATGATCTTGTTCTTTTGGA CAACTTGTCATTTGGGGTAATTATAAGAGTGGAAACTGAAGCATTCCAG GTTCTGAAAGGAGTGCCAGATAGACCTGAAGTGGTGCTTGTAAAATTAAGAGAAATAAAAAGCAAGATTGATCGGCGTACATCAGCGAAAGATAGATTTAATAATATGGTCGCAACTAAGGATGTTGTAAGAGTTGTTGAGGGAGCATGTAAG GGAACGCAAGGACCTGTGGAACACATACATAAGGGGATATTGTTCATATATGATAGGCACCACCTTGAACATGCAGGCTTCATTTGTGCAAAAGCACAATCGTGCATTCTTGTCGGTGGATCAACTGGTGGCCGTCGTGGAAAT GGTATGGATGCTGCAGATGCTAGGCTTGGTGCTTTGAGATCCCCGGCAAGCATTTTGCAGTCTCCAGGAAGGCTGCCCCCTAGAGGACCACAAATGAACT ATGGTGGAAGATTTGGAGGAGGTGGTCGTGGTGGAAGAGGACATGATGCCTTAGTTGGCAAGTGTATCAAGATTAAATCTGGTCCTTATAAAGGGTACCGTGGTCGCGTTAAAGAGGTGACTGGGGTGCTTGTGCGTGTGGAGCTTGATTCGTTAATGAAGATTGTCACAG TTAAGAGAGATGATATTGCCGACACACCTACTGTTGCAACACCATTCCG TGAACCCCGATTTTCGTTGGGTAGTGAAACACCGATGCACCCATCTAGAACGCCACTTCATCCATTTCAGACTCCAATGCGTGACCCTGGAG CAACACCGATACATGATGGAATGCGAACCCCGATGCGTAGTAGGGCCTGGGCTCCTATGAGTCCTCCAAG AGATAATTGGGAAGATGGAAATCCTGATACTTGGGGAAGCAGTCCAGCTTACCAG CCAGGAACACCACCAGCTCGGCCATATGAAGCCCCAACACCTGGATCAGGGTGGGCAAATACTCCAGGAGTTAGTTATAATGATGTTCCAACTCCTAGAGAGAGTAACTATG CAAATGCTCCAAGCCCATATGTGCCTTCTACACCTGTTGGACAGCCAATGACGCCAAATTCTGCCGCGTACCTTCCTGGTACACCCGGTGGTCAACCGATGACTCCAGGCAATGCTGGAATGGATATAATGTCTCCCGTAATGG GTGGCGAGGGTGAAGGTAACTGGGCATTGCCAGATGTGTTAGTTAATGTCTTGGCGGCAGGTGATGAAGGACCTGGTGTCGTCAGGGAAGTGCTTGGG GATGGAACTTGCCGTGTGGCACTTGGGTCGTCAGGCAACGGAGACATTGTGACGGTCCTTCCGACTGAGCTCGAGGTCATCAGACCAAAGAAGAGTGACAGGATCAAAATCATGAATGGTACCTTCCGTGGATTTGTTGGAAAACTCATAGGAATAGACGGTTCCGATGGCATTGTGAAGCTCGACGACACATATGAGGTCAAGATCTTAGATATGGTGATTTTGGCCAAACTGGCGGCTTGA